A segment of the Diceros bicornis minor isolate mBicDic1 chromosome 40, mDicBic1.mat.cur, whole genome shotgun sequence genome:
TGTAGAAAAATCCTGATAATGCTGGAATCTGGGTTATGGTTACGTGAGGGTCCATAATAGGACCCTccctacttttgtatatgtttcaaATTGTTCAATACAGAAAGATTTTAAATGGTTATCAAGATGACGTGATAAgcggaaaaaaaattaatgacctaatattaaaagaaagaatctgCATCCAAAATTATTGGTTCAGTGTGATTATATATCCATTTTGCAGAAAGTTTACCAGAAATATGGAAGAATGAAGCCAGTGATTGTGATAGGACCTTGAGATTGgggtgaattttttttcctactaatGTGTCCCTCAATGATGTCCCAATAATTTTACCGTAAATAGAACTTACAGGGAAATGTGTCAGGATGTGCTTGGTGCAGGAACATACAGACTGTGTGTGCTCCTGACAAGGGAAGCAATGGAGGGGACTGCAATGGAAGGCTTACTCTGGAGAGGAATGCTTTCATTCCAGTTTAATAGTAAACACACTAAAATAAAAAGTCTTGGTTCCATCAGAGGCCCAGGAAAGGTCTCTggttctccctcccctcccagaaGGCCCATTGTCCTCACATCACCCAGGACATCAGTCTGGAGGAGCACGAGAGCCTGGGCCACCCTCGCTGATTCTTACCAGGACTTTCCAGGACTCGTATTTTTTGTAAAATCCAAGCAAGTAAGACAACAGGAACATGAAGGAGATGAGGAACGAGGTGAGTGAGACGTACATCACCCATCCTTGCAGCAACGGGTTTGCTACCTGGGTGGCGGCCACCAGGATCCAGACCCAGCACCCAAACACCTGTAAGAGAAAACCATGAA
Coding sequences within it:
- the MALL gene encoding MAL-like protein, with product MASRDPPPATSYAPPDVPSGVALFLTIPYAFFLPELVFGCWVWILVAATQVANPLLQGWVMYVSLTSFLISFMFLLSYLLGFYKKYESWKVLSEDSS